In Halorubrum sp. PV6, a single window of DNA contains:
- a CDS encoding AbrB/MazE/SpoVT family DNA-binding domain-containing protein, whose translation MSKTEGYKDGGITHLLAEGRRVQDGDGSYSVTIPKALANEWGLEGGDELLFMAEEGESKATIYEPGSEGGFSVGPTDD comes from the coding sequence ATGAGTAAGACAGAAGGCTACAAGGACGGCGGTATCACGCACCTCCTAGCGGAAGGACGGCGAGTTCAGGACGGCGACGGGAGCTACAGCGTCACGATCCCGAAGGCGCTCGCGAACGAATGGGGGCTCGAAGGGGGCGACGAGCTCCTGTTCATGGCCGAAGAGGGAGAGAGCAAAGCAACGATCTACGAGCCCGGAAGCGAGGGCGGTTTCTCCGTGGGGCCTACCGATGACTGA
- a CDS encoding J domain-containing protein — translation MNLDWPTGFERTPAAERERNRSYEATLGATTKELATEMSRMDVDEWRGEIANAHTKSNGLPLHNASPDDPGFVLRWVDDGEQFAVACDASPRLRDNVRTVLKWVHETRMRGQRPVETGDSEFAAARLPPGDDGDGDVAAGTATSQPAHEVLGVAPDAPANVVESAARARKAETHPDNGGDRDEFQRVVEAEEVMLDD, via the coding sequence GTGAACCTCGACTGGCCCACCGGCTTCGAGCGGACGCCTGCGGCGGAGCGCGAGCGGAACCGGAGCTACGAGGCGACGCTCGGCGCGACGACCAAAGAACTCGCGACCGAGATGAGCCGGATGGACGTCGACGAGTGGCGCGGCGAGATCGCGAACGCTCACACGAAGTCGAACGGGCTGCCGCTCCACAACGCGAGCCCGGACGATCCCGGATTCGTGCTGCGATGGGTCGACGACGGCGAGCAGTTCGCGGTCGCGTGCGACGCGTCGCCGCGACTCCGCGACAACGTCCGAACCGTGTTGAAGTGGGTCCACGAGACGCGGATGCGCGGACAGCGCCCCGTTGAGACGGGTGACTCAGAGTTCGCTGCGGCCCGGCTGCCGCCGGGAGACGACGGCGACGGCGACGTAGCCGCCGGAACTGCTACGAGCCAACCGGCACACGAGGTCCTCGGTGTCGCGCCGGACGCGCCGGCGAACGTCGTCGAGTCAGCGGCACGGGCGCGAAAGGCAGAGACGCACCCCGACAACGGAGGCGACCGCGACGAGTTCCAGCGCGTCGTTGAGGCTGAGGAGGTGATGCTCGATGACTGA